GGAGTTGTGTCCTGGGTACCGACTGTTCAGGCGCCGAATGATAGCTTCCTCTGTACCCCCGGCAGTAGTCGCATGTAGGTGTCTATATAAACTATATAAACTATAGATAAACACAACACTGCCCACCCTCTCTCCTCATGAGTTGTGTCCTGGGTACCGACTGTTCAGGCCCGAATGATAGCTTCCTCTGTACCCCCGGCAGTAGTCGCATGTAGGTGTCGATGATGGCGTTCCTGGTGGCGGCTCTCTGCTGGGCCTGGGCATCATGCTCCATCTGAAACATAATTACTCATCTTACATCTATTCCACAGGCATATgttgcattttcaaaatatgtgtTATGGAGAGACTATTTGAGAATTTGTCGCCTACATTAGGTTATACTTATTGCAGTTGCCTTGGTATCTTTCTGGGTTTGGAGCAAACTTTTGTAGAAGTTTAAAGTAGCTCACAGTTGAAAGTGTATTACACATGTTTAGGTACCATTGTTCTTCATCTTCACTGGGTTTTATCTAATAATATTGATAATTTAAACTAACAATTAGCAATGAAACATCTTTGTGCCAAACAGTCTTCTTGTTCAAAGACAGTCTTGTTCTCCACACATTTTCATTTTCgtactttttcatttttatacCTTTCTGTTTCAAGTCTAAATGTTTAAGACTGATGCtactgacaacaaaaacattgtagGTATGAATCCAGATAGGTAAGATGAGTGTAGTCTTTAAGATTGCAGCAGAACACCCACCATGACGTCCTGTTTGAGCAGGTCGTTGAGTCGAACGGCGTCCACAAATCTGCCGCGCTGCAGGTAGAACACCAGGAGGAGCTCTGCGGAGTTGGGCTCTGGGCTCGCCTGGAGGTACTTCACTAGGGATTTCTGGAGAggacatcaaacaaacaaataaataaacaaccaaacaaatgCAATGGTTGTTTGGTTAGCGATCCCATGTCCACATAATATAGTTGTGGATTcaaaaatgataagaaatgtGCTACGTAACATCACCAGCGATTTTCTGACGACAGAAAACAAaagctcaaacaaacaaataaataaacaaagttACATGGTCCCATGCTTAGCAATCCAATGACTAGATCATAAAGTTGTGgattaaaaaatgaaatgtaaaaatgtgcTACATAACTTTAGCAAGCACAGAGTTTTATTATACAGTTATCAACATTGATTAAGTAGctagcatcatcatcatgataaaGTTATCAGGAAAAGTATTAAAAAGTAAAAGGACCCAATATATTTTCTTTACCTGTTCAACATCGTCAAATGGCAGCTGCAACAGTTTATCCACTGTAAATGCTGGGAAAGAACAGAATTTTTGTTACGATCAAAGTTTGTAACAAAAGTTTGcaaaagaaatgtaacaacaatGTCACTCCAAGCTGTTACAGAAATACAAATAATACTGTGAacagcctgtccttggtactgaagctaTGGTTTGCCATCCATTGGGAGTACAAAATATGCATCTTCCTGTTTCAATAAACTAAGGGCATAATGGCACCGGAACTTCCATTATTGTgttcctgtccatggtactgaaagtaTAATCAGCTTGCCAAGAAGCTAGGAGGGAAGTCCTTAGGTAAAATCTATAACTATTCAACACAATATACAGTACAAAGTACAAATCCTGTCATtctgcactttacacgaccttcctcaaaACATTGAGGCATAATATTAATAGGTACCTTACTTCGGTTAGGGAGGCTCCGCTTTCCAACACTGTGCCCTGGACACTAAAGCTTTACGAAGGTTATGGGACTACTTTTCTACATGAAGCACCAACAGAGGAAAACTCACTCTGCTGGCAGCCCAGGAAGAGATGCTCCAACAGCTCCTCCGTGTTCCCCTCGTCTCGGTAACTCTGTTGGAACTGGATTGCTTCGGCTGTCAGTCTGCAGAAAAAGCAAGACATGCACATCAGACACTGCAAGAGCCTTGCTTAAAAGTTGcaatccttccttccttcccctTTTGGGGCCATGCCAATCTCCGTGCCTATACACGTAGCTGAGTGCTGAGCACAAAAAGTAGAATATGCTATTTttcaagtctttggtatgacctgcCTGGGGTTTGAACTTGTGACCTACCCTCCTCGGCTACTGCACTCACCAGGTTATAGAACCTTATAGAAGCATAACAACCTACCCATTCGCCAGCAGCACTGTGAGGTGCAGCTTAACCCCCTCGTGACCCTCCATGGGGGGCTGCACCACCCTGAGGTTTAACATGGGGGTTTTATACCATGACCTACCCATTCGCCAGCAGCACTGTGAGGTGCAGTTTAACCCCCTCGTGATCCTCCATGGGTGGGGGGGCTGCACCACCCTGAGGGTTAACATGGGGGTTTGCAGCATGACCTACCCATTAGCCAGCAGCACAGTGAGGTGGAGTTTAACCCCCTCGTGATCCTCCATGCCGGGCTGCACCACCCTGACCCTGAGGGTTAACATGGGGGTTTGCACCATGACCTACCCATTAGCCAGCAGCACAGTGAGGTGCAGTTTAACCCCCTCGTGATCCTCCATGGGGGGCTGCACCACCCTGAGGTACTGCAGAGCCTTCCCAGCATGCCCCTGGTACAGGAAGGACTTCAGGATCAGCTGGTGTTGCCTTGGAGACAGCCACGCCCGCACGGCAGGGTCCAACAGCACCATCAAGGCTTCCTGGATAGTGGGAGTTTGAGTTAAAAAGTTATTTCTGGAAGTGTGATATCCTTTATCTTTATCAGTATTTGACATTTTGGGacacaaaattgaaaatatccTCTGGGAAACAAAATCTTCATGACGTGTAACCAAGttttattataatttttttctgcaagaaCATCTCCATGAGGTCTTGCATTTAACACAGTGACTACATACTAGTAGATAGACGGGCTAAAGCTCATCCGAATTGCACTGGTGCCCATGAgggatgtacaaatgtaacccCAGCCGTGCACCGAAGCCATAAATTTGTCTcagtggactgccggataccagGGTTACCCCTTGGTTAAGACTTTTCTTTAATTATGACAAATTATGACAAATAGAAATGAGTATTTCCCTAACCTCGAAGTCCTTGTGGTCCAGCAGCCAGGAACCCTGGATGAGCTTGTTCACTCCCAGGGGGAGGGAGAACGAGTTTGGGAACAGCCCGAGCTGTTCTGAAAACTGTGTCAACAACAAGAAGGGATGATGACATCCACATGTAAAAGTTAAACACAAAGTCTTGTAGTGCAACATTATAATTTCACAAGTCAGAAACAAAATGATGCCTTGAGATTCTTTAACTTACAACTTAGAATCTGGTTCTCTACATACTCAAATGTTATGAATTAATCTGGACTGGTATGCAAAAAAACGTAACTAcaacatttacattttacagaaagATGTTGAAAACTCACTTTTTCCTGCTCAGGATCTTGACTCATGGATAAGATGTCTAAAATAAGGTATGTGACCTGCATAAAGTTAAGGACAACTCAAAGAAATATTGTCCCAAGTTTTTTTGGCCATTGGGTGATTTGACCCACAGTCAagctgacgcaggggtaggcactcggctagtcttcacaccgagCTACCATAATCGACTGTATCCTTTGTTTTGcccacacctaccaaatatgacaatccatccacaacttctcgagATCAACTGTTAACAAACCTGCACACGATAAAGGAAAACACAACCCTTTTTGATGAAGGTCTCAAAGGTACCCTTAGtctgttacaaatgtacatgctataacgttacgtacagttgtatgtacatgtacaatcagtGCATGATTGTAGAAAGGATACTATGCAGTGTTTGGTCATCAGGTCCACATTCTGCAGCAAGTAGATGTCAAGAAGGTCCTACAGAACAAAGATCAATGTTAAATACAGTAGCTGTTTCATTGGCCTCCGTCCGTCTAAAGAGACGATGGGTTTTGGtcatggtcgacatcttctacCAATAGTAGCTGTTTACACTCCAACAAAGACTGTTTATAATAATCTATTCCAGAATCCCTTCTAGTTTTTATTACTCAGGTGTTGAAAGTGAATCATTTTCAGACAGAAACGTAAATAATGCTTCATATgtactacatgtgtgtgttcaAGCGTATTCATagtgaccactcaagggactggaagACAACAATCTAAGTAGACAGGTGGTTGCTTAAAACAGGATTCATCACAGGAAAAATGTCGTAAACCTAATTTGGTTGGTAATGGGCTCTCCCACTTCAGACACAATCTGCAtgtatataacttataagttaTGTGACTATGGAAGATCTTACTCTGAGGCTGGGGGGTGGGTACTGCCCTGTTCCTCCCTCCTTCCTCTCCCACACCCACAGGTTAGTAATGGGCTCTCCCACTTCAGACACAATCTGTATATAAGTTATGTGACTATGGAAGATCTTACTCTGAGGCTGGGGGGTGGGTACTGTCCTGTCCCTCCCTCTTCCCGCTCCCACAGGTTGGTAATGGGCTATCCCACTTCAGACACAATCTGTATATAAGTTATGTGACTATGGAAGAGCTTACTCTGAGGCTGGGGGGTGGGTACTGTCCTGTCCCTCCCTCCTCCTTCTCCCACAGGTTGGTAATGGGCTCTCCCACTTCAGACACAATCTGTATATAAGTTATGTGACTAT
The window above is part of the Branchiostoma floridae strain S238N-H82 chromosome 14, Bfl_VNyyK, whole genome shotgun sequence genome. Proteins encoded here:
- the LOC118430825 gene encoding protein ELYS-like, with amino-acid sequence MMALSDLCKQGPSAMLSPHQHVGACLAAGLLPRNMEGSANMAVLHRVYSQGRASSAAQHKTDKGDQTAQRETLLSVALDHNLVGFLTSCITQWAEGEYAHAGCTLRTVLDWAWNKVASIKFSLDKTCVPLYDGSGSILDQQTLQLLDHHALQLNHMVTVFHTLALQPAPTTEQGLKDLETKLTVVTLISQHLQVVMWFIRNKLLPECVEGFAPPMREEFCYKAATLAQNYRNRRAELARIVGPNGDSDLLLIDGIVSEVGEPITNLWEREEGGTGQYPPPSLRDLLDIYLLQNVDLMTKHCIVTYLILDILSMSQDPEQEKFSEQLGLFPNSFSLPLGVNKLIQGSWLLDHKDFEEALMVLLDPAVRAWLSPRQHQLILKSFLYQGHAGKALQYLRVVQPPMEDHEGVKLHLTVLLANGLTAEAIQFQQSYRDEGNTEELLEHLFLGCQQTFTVDKLLQLPFDDVEQKSLVKYLQASPEPNSAELLLVFYLQRGRFVDAVRLNDLLKQDVMMEHDAQAQQRAATRNAIIDTYMRLLPGVQRKLSFGPEQSVPRTQLMRREGGQCCVYL